The following proteins are co-located in the Perca fluviatilis chromosome 22, GENO_Pfluv_1.0, whole genome shotgun sequence genome:
- the jcada gene encoding uncharacterized protein jcada, whose product MYSVEDLLISHGYKLPKHTTSSSSTPTPAPASSSRQAPSSSPPSYSKHHEILENRPGPRTVNGYERGPGMPYGNGGGSRQPQAYGSGCPNNNNEARDRSLSRREGEGRGQIDTHSLGESLTSDSGFCDGTRGPQSQSKDVSYWRRRGQDFAVLLDYADLKEPHGGGHVGYGRPEGSQQARGQELSAEERQRAAQERQRWAAQAQAQVQAQAQVQAQARSREREAALHHWRMASERKCQSLGTDEWRPAVSFGRQLSQSEGERWAQEQQRLQARTPEGMVVHPRTKAKSQSLPRMLQPESLQYVDIDSSGLELYRRVNGHPLSHHDLYRAPRWPENGRPASANQLLMTPKPRFTRPPRPPSYEMHQQIRGSCEMLSGRDSVIPQARDRTPLPISRTDDPQLDYFTQDSGPPGYIPPPSYKRAPIMGIGRRGYGEIAVDYRYRGDVYQQIQVAPDGSHWFTRHPACSWPDPQRERSMSSQKQLYPVYTTKERPGGGIQYIPFDDPRIRHISSALGGNSLTDADKIRHIRNELPSVTVSEPVSNDSAFLPPPLGPFIAAKLADDVNQTSSSNFDNDNNRWHSDLHKEAVDNFPATDQNCNNRYPKNQRPPSSPSSAFQAPLPRCSSRQGSSSDQVFAETITQVKKIVPDSGPENTKRRVSETIFCLVSVPVHTPTNISKDLAADQNNNETIASLTVTNTNTFAVGLKESPNVRSKSVNEMPIQHHYSHFHTSSMSSMRNYKRAPLRKEIIDAWALQASEDKELCYAGSWPGNQYRNQETQTGSPLTVVKISEPQSPPGGQEPAQSVSDTTTDSGVGTDSSSSYGYPMAGQKNLHPSSNSAFSRLSLSPTQPTSLLPSQQDPFSPSTAQDQGEQPCSPRKSNSSPPESTEQVSFGQFLLKPVNRRPCDAIGELETINKEMEDTISKRPNVGHCIDDLDGVNKRLDRFKSGAHFTAGPEPGREAISLPPMHIEKPNNIKVRSKSFASTADLDSMDMKSSFSRLQANNISPKNELSILSNPGPRDSCLLPSLAPHNESDRLYRQDIPVPQESLLRDVGLTVYTETPGGPGEPMQRSLSVPPPLDHKELSQSVQLSCESRTALVKNSGSPEHNSNKELQAEVETERKAKSDNVPRFRGEVNLSIYRTRSEGSRSPQKEVSPHITRLTRGVSFVLKDDDGNGRYAISEPLTYKNESTIADKHLENLLILEKANSLPAEDLSNLYEVKCAKGIPENESIEQRAARILGIAVPVEALGVADKQCEDNQDDMDTTVVDKLQSPGEETQQVIGECEQVKDESLVQGAETEEVKGTGSVVDHEEEGDRQKHSSNHSDSENNEDTEIQSLVVLDLPEFPPHKLPLSLPVTPDDELALSMCSVERRGRGGACKLIESLQEKLNSSASSSASSLGRSTPDRMARLKELDSVSRIRRLSLKGSESGGEVDSEDRDGDREESQVQEVTKEEVVEQREEEEDKKLEEEGGKREDNPETHDKLGDPEEDCKPKANEGICEEEQRQEEEAEEMNVEIALKAENEGSKNVDGELKSEESEGEVELEIVEDGKEKPLAEVKDGHNTAEISRAEATQEAGREKLPKPKQRTRLQKPPLLPKPRSVPKREITLPLSFSTGTCGPSNMEDEEMLSVSDSYDPSRVERV is encoded by the exons ATGTACAGCGTGGAGGACCTCCTCATCTCTCATGGATACAAGCTGCCCAAGCataccacctcctcctcctccacccctaCCCCAGCCCCCGCGTCATCGTCCCGCCAGGCTCCCTCGTCCTCGCCGCCGTCCTACAGCAAACACCATGAAATCCTGGAGAACAGGCCCGGCCCCAGGACAGTGAACGGGTATGAAAGAGGTCCCGGGATGCCCTATGGCAACGGTGGTGGATCCAGGCAGCCTCAAGCGTATGGCAGCGGCtgtcccaacaacaacaacgaagCCAGGGACAGAAGCTTGTCCAGGCGGGAGGGCGAGGGCCGGGGCCAAATTGACACCCACTCCTTGGGAGAGTCGCTGACCTCAGACAGCGG GTTCTGTGATGGCACCAGAGGTCCTCAGTCACAGTCCAAGGATGTGTCCTACTGGAGGAGACGAGGCCAGGACTTCGCTGTGCTGCTGGACTATGCTGACCTCAAAGAGCCCCATGGAGGAGGCCATGTGGGTTACGGAAGGCCAGAGGGGTCTCAACAAGCAAGAGGCCAAGAGTTGTCTGCAGAGGAGCGTCAGAGGGCAGCTCAGGAGAGGCAGCGCTGGGCAGCCCAGGCCCAGGCTCAGGTGCAGGCTCAGGCCCAGGTCCAGGCTCAGGCCCGCTCTAGAGAGAGGGAAGCTGCTCTCCATCATTGGAGGATGGCGAGTGAGAGGAAGTGCCAGAGCCTGGGGACAGATGAGTGGCGTCCAGCTGTGAGCTTTGGCCGCCAGCTTTCACAGAGTGAGGGTGAGCGTTGGGCACAGGAGCAGCAGCGGCTCCAAGCCAGGACACCAGAGGGTATGGTAGTCCATCCCAGGACCAAAGCCAAATCCCAGTCCCTGCCCAGGATGCTGCAGCCTGAGAGCCTGCAATATGTGGACATAGACTCGTCCGGCCTGGAACTGTACAGGCGGGTCAATGGTCACCCACTGTCACACCACGACCTTTACAGGGCACCCCGCTGGCCGGAGAATGGCAGGCCGGCTAGCGCCAACCAACTTTTAATGACACCAAAGCCCCGCTTCACCCGACCCCCCAGACCTCCCTCTTATGAGATGCACCAGCAGATCAGGGGAAGCTGTGAGATGTTGTCCGGGAGAGACTCAGTGATTCCTCAGGCCAGGGACAGAACTCCACTTCCAATATCAAGGACAGATGACCCTCAACTGGACTATTTTACACAGGACTCTGGACCTCCAGGATACATCCCTCCCCCATCATATAAAAGAGCTCCTATAATGGGAATCGGGCGCCGGGGATATGGTGAAATTGCTGTTGACTACAG GTACAGAGGGGATGTGTACCAGCAGATACAGGTGGCTCCAGATGGATCTCATTGGTTCACCAGACATCCAGCCTGTTCCTGGCCGGATCCCCAGAGAGAAAGGAGCATGTCCAGCCAGAAGCAGCTTTACCCTGTATATACTACCAAGGAGCGCCCTGGTGGAGGGATCCAATATATCCCCTTTGATGACCCCCGCATCCGCCATATATCCTCAGCCTTGGGTGGCAACTCCCTGACGGATGCTGACAAGATCCGGCACATCCGCAACGAGCTTCCCAGCGTCACCGTGTCGGAGCCTGTATCCAACGACAGTGCCTTTTTGCCCCCGCCATTGGGGCCTTTCATCGCTGCCAAACTGGCCGATGATGTTAACCAGACGTCTTCTAGCAACTTTGACAATGATAATAACAGGTGGCACAGTGATTTGCACAAAGAGGCTGTCGATAACTTCCCAGCAACTGACCAAAACTGCAACAACAGATATCCCAAAAACCAACGTCCTCCTTCATCTCCCTCTTCAGCCTTCCAGGCCCCATTACCAAGATGTTCTTCTCGCCAGGGGTCCAGCTCAGATCAGGTCTTTGCAGAAACCATCACACAAGTGAAGAAAATTGTCCCAGATTCAGGGCCAGAGAACACTAAGAGAAGAGTGAGCGAGACCATCTTCTGCCTTGTGTCCGTCCCTGTTCACACACCGACTAACATTAGCAAAGActtagcagcagatcagaacaACAATGAGACAATAGCAAGTCTGACTGTCACCAACACAAACACTTTCGCTGTAGGCCTCAAAGAGAGCCCCAACGTACGGAGCAAGTCAGTGAATGAGATGCCCATCCAACACCACTACTCTCACTTTCACACCAGCAGCATGTCCTCAATGAGGAACTACAAGAGGGCTCCTCTAAGGAAGGAGATAATAGATGCCTGGGCCCTTCAAGCCAGTGAAGACAAAGAGTTGTGCTATGCTGGGTCCTGGCCTGGAAACCAGTACCGAAACCAGGAAACACAGACTGGCTCACCTTTGACGGTGGTGAAAATTTCAGAACCTCAGAGTCCCCCTGGCGGACAAGAGCCTGCTCAGTCTGTCTCGGACACAACCACAGACAGTGGTGTCGGGACAGACAGTAGCTCCTCTTATGGTTACCCCATGGCAGGCCAGAAAAACCTTCATCCCTCCAGCAACAGCGCCTTCTCCCGTCTTAGCCTCAGCCCAACACAACCGACATCCCTTCTACCCTCTCAACAAGACCCATTCTCCCCATCAACAGCCCAGGATCAGGGAGAGCAGCCATGTTCCCCCAGGAAGAGCAACTCCAGTCCTCCGGAGAGTACAGAACAAGTGAGCTTTGGGCAGTTTCTCTTAAAGCCAGTGAACCGACGACCCTGTGATGCCATTGGTGAACTGGAGACCATTAATAAGGAGATGGAAGACACAATCAGCAAGAGACCCAATGTGGGTCACTGCATTGACGATCTAGATGGGGTGAATAAGAGATTAGACCGGTTTAAATCAGGAGCACATTTCACTGCTGGTCCAGAACCAGGCAGGGAAGCAATCAGTCTTCCACCAATGCACATAGAAAAACCCAACAACATAAAAGTCAGATCAAAGTCCTTTGCTTCTACCGCTGATCTAGACTCTATGGACATGAAGAGTTCTTTTTCCAGACTACAGGCTAACAACATATCACCAAAAAATGAGCTATCTATACTCTCCAACCCAGGCCCCAGAGACAGTTGCCTCCTGCCCTCACTAGCCCCACACAATGAGTCAGACCGGCTCTATAGACAGGACATCCCAGTGCCTCAAGAGTCCTTGCTGAGGGATGTCGGGTTAACCGTTTACACAGAGACTCCTGGTGGTCCTGGGGAGCCAATGCAGCGCTCACTCTCAGTCCCCCCTCCGCTCGATCATAAGGAGCTTAGTCAGTCAGTGCAGCTCTCGTGTGAGAGCAGGACAGCACTTGTTAAAAATAGTGGTAGCCCCGAGCACAATTCAAATAAAGAGCTTCAAGCTGAGGTTGAGACTGAGAGAAAGGCTAAATCAGACAATGTTCCACGATTCAGGGGTGAGGTGAATTTAAGCATCTATAGAACCAGGAGTGAAGGCAGCAGATCACCTCAGAAAGAGGTTTCTCCACATATCACCAGGCTGACCAGGGGGGTTTCTTTTGTGTTGAAGGATGATGATGGCAATGGGAGATACGCCATCTCTGAGCCTCTGACCTACAAGAATGAGTCAACCATTGCAGATAAGCATCTAGAGAACTTACTGATTCTGGAGAAAGCCAATTCTTTACCTGCAGAAGACCTCAGCAACCTGTATGAGGTTAAATGCGCAAAAGGTATCCCTGAAAACGAGTCCATCGAGCAGAGGGCTGCCAGAATTCTGGGTATTGCTGTTCCAGTGGAGGCCTTGGGAGTGGCTGACAAACAGTGCGAGGACAACCAGGACGATATGGATACCACTGTAGTTGATAAACTACAAAGTCCAGGAGAAGAGACACAGCAGGTGATAGGAGAGTGTGAGCAAGTCAAAGATGAGTCCCTTGTccagggagcagagacagaggaggttAAGGGGACAGGCTCAGTAGTGGACCACGAAGAAGAAGGAGACAGACAAAAGCACAGCAGCAACCACAGCGATAGTGAAAACAACGAGGATACTGAGATTCAGTCCCTGGTGGTACTGGATCTGCCCGAGTTCCCACCTCATAAGCTTCCCCTATCCCTCCCTGTCACCCCTGATGACGAGCTAGCACTTAGCATGTGCAGTGTGGAGAGGAGGGGGCGAGGTGGAGCATGCAAACTAATCGAATCCCTGCAAGAAAAGCTAAACTCCTCCGCTTCTTCGTCTGCTTCATCCCTGGGCAGGTCAACCCCAGACAGAATGGCCCGTCTGAAAGAGCTGGACTCAGTGTCTCGAATAAGGCGCCTCAGCCTCAAAGGTTCAGAGTCTGGAGGAGAAGTTGATTCTGAGGATAGGGATGGTGACAGAGAGGAGAGCCAAGTTCAGGAAGTAACAAAGGAGGAAGTTGTAGAGCAacgagaagaggaagaggataaGAAACTGGAGGAAGAAGGAGGGAAGAGGGAGGATAACCCAGAAACACATGACAAGTTGGGAGATCCTGAAGAAGATTGTAAACCTAAAGCAAATGAAGGGATATGTGAGGAAGAGCAAAGACAAGAAGAGGAGGCAGAAGAGATGAATGTTGAGATTGCACTAAAAGCGGAAAATGAAGGGAGTAAAAATGTAGATGGTGAATTAAAATCGGAGGAGTCAGAAGGAGAAGTGGAGCTTGAAATTGTGGAGGATGGTAAAGAAAAGCCTTTGGCGGAGGTAAAAGATGGACATAATACAGCCGAGATCAGCAGAGCTGAGGCGACACAAGAAGCTGGCAGAGAAAAGTTGCCCAAACCAAAGCAGCGCACCAGGCTGCAGAAGCCTCCTTTGCTTCCTAAACCTCGCAGCGTTCCCAAGAGAGAAATAACGCTGCCTCTGAGCTTCAGCACTGGGACCTGTGGTCCCTCCAATATGGAGGATGAGGAGATGCTCTCTGTCTCAG ACTCCTACGACCCCAGTCGAGTGGAGAGAGTGTAA